Proteins from a genomic interval of Paracoccus methylovorus:
- a CDS encoding solute carrier family 23 protein, protein MGYFPDWRPAAGATVLPDEKLPFAAAVPMSLQHLLAMSGSTILAPLIMGFDPNVAVFFSGIGTLLFFVITGGRVPSYLGSSFAFIAVIMAATGFAGGGPNPNIAVALGGIIAAGFVYALIGLIVMAIGSGWVEKLMPPAVTGAIGMSIGLNLAPVAVQQLDGSHAHLSIALATVLCMALVSVYGRQATRRIAVLVALLFGYVLVLGFGNGLGMVPGIDFSAIAAAPWFGVPNFTAPRFEWSAISLIAPVAIVLVAENLGHIKALGAITGRNMDRYIGRGFLGDGLATMLAGAGGGTGVTTYAENIGVMAMTRVYSTLIFPMAAVIAIFLGLSPKFGAVLQTIPAPVLAGLAVSVFGLIASAMARIWVDNKVDFSDPRNLFTVGVALILGAGDFTVNIGNFALGGIGTSTFAALLLYQLLGIGRR, encoded by the coding sequence ATGGGCTATTTTCCTGACTGGCGCCCCGCAGCGGGCGCCACGGTGCTACCCGATGAAAAGCTGCCGTTTGCCGCTGCCGTGCCGATGAGCCTGCAGCACTTGCTGGCAATGTCCGGGTCGACCATCCTGGCGCCGCTGATCATGGGGTTCGATCCCAATGTCGCGGTATTCTTCTCTGGGATCGGCACGCTTTTGTTCTTTGTGATCACAGGGGGAAGGGTGCCAAGCTATCTTGGTTCCTCCTTTGCCTTCATCGCCGTCATCATGGCCGCGACCGGCTTTGCCGGCGGCGGGCCGAACCCAAACATCGCCGTGGCGCTTGGAGGCATCATCGCCGCGGGCTTTGTCTATGCGCTGATCGGCCTGATCGTGATGGCCATCGGCTCGGGCTGGGTCGAAAAGCTGATGCCCCCGGCCGTGACCGGCGCCATCGGCATGTCCATCGGGCTGAACCTTGCCCCCGTGGCGGTCCAGCAGTTGGACGGCAGCCATGCCCACCTCAGCATCGCCTTGGCGACCGTGCTGTGCATGGCGCTGGTTTCGGTCTATGGGCGGCAGGCGACGCGGCGGATCGCGGTTCTGGTTGCGCTGCTGTTCGGCTATGTGCTGGTGCTGGGCTTTGGCAACGGGCTTGGAATGGTGCCGGGTATCGACTTTTCCGCCATCGCTGCCGCGCCTTGGTTTGGGGTGCCGAATTTCACCGCCCCCCGGTTCGAGTGGTCGGCGATCAGCCTGATCGCCCCGGTCGCCATCGTGCTGGTGGCCGAGAACCTTGGCCATATCAAAGCTTTGGGCGCAATCACCGGGCGCAACATGGACCGCTATATCGGCCGGGGTTTCTTAGGCGACGGGCTTGCCACCATGCTGGCGGGCGCGGGCGGCGGCACGGGCGTGACCACCTATGCCGAGAACATCGGCGTGATGGCCATGACCCGGGTCTATTCCACGCTGATCTTTCCCATGGCGGCGGTCATCGCGATCTTTCTGGGTCTGTCGCCCAAGTTTGGCGCGGTCCTGCAAACCATCCCCGCGCCGGTTCTGGCGGGGCTGGCGGTGTCGGTCTTTGGCCTGATCGCCTCGGCCATGGCGCGGATCTGGGTGGACAACAAGGTCGATTTTTCGGACCCGCGCAACCTGTTCACCGTGGGGGTGGCGCTGATCCTTGGGGCGGGCGACTTTACCGTCAATATCGGCAACTTCGCCTTGGGCGGTATCGGCACCTCGACCTTTGCGGCGCTGCTGCTTTACCAACTGCTGGGCATCGGCCGCCGCTGA
- a CDS encoding cytochrome b/b6 domain-containing protein, which produces MRDFSAEASQQMTQVIRLWDLPLRIFHWALVICVASAWGLGRFGPDIMTLHFLFGYAVIGLLVFRLLWGFVGPRPARFRSCLYGPRAVFAYLRDIPARRPSYWPGHNPLGGLFVIALLVVLAAQAAIGLVADPQDYVNTGPLARMVSAKISRMALNWHDILGKVIMLMVVLHVATILFYRLWKREDLIRPMIVGWKRVCGRK; this is translated from the coding sequence ATGCGCGATTTCAGTGCCGAGGCATCCCAGCAGATGACGCAGGTGATCCGGTTGTGGGATCTGCCGCTGCGGATCTTTCACTGGGCGCTTGTGATCTGCGTTGCCTCGGCCTGGGGGTTGGGCAGGTTCGGCCCGGATATCATGACGCTGCATTTCCTGTTCGGTTATGCAGTGATCGGGCTTCTGGTCTTTCGCTTGCTTTGGGGCTTTGTCGGGCCACGCCCGGCGCGGTTCCGAAGCTGTCTTTACGGTCCCCGTGCAGTCTTCGCCTATCTGCGCGATATCCCGGCGCGGCGTCCCAGCTATTGGCCGGGGCACAACCCGCTTGGCGGGTTGTTCGTGATCGCACTGCTGGTCGTTCTGGCAGCGCAGGCCGCGATCGGACTGGTCGCCGACCCGCAGGATTATGTCAACACCGGCCCGCTGGCCCGGATGGTCAGTGCCAAGATCTCGCGCATGGCATTGAACTGGCATGACATTCTGGGCAAGGTCATCATGCTGATGGTGGTGCTGCATGTCGCGACGATCCTGTTTTATCGGCTGTGGAAGCGCGAGGATCTGATCCGGCCCATGATTGTCGGCTGGAAGCGCGTTTGCGGCCGCAAGTAG
- a CDS encoding c-type cytochrome: protein MHKMILAALALTLPALAHAAEPEDVAAARIGFYKLVGLEMGALGAMAQGEAPYDADRAKALAADLKVLSEYQHDDLLMPGTSNTELAGKTRALPAIWAQPDDYRAKGMAFGEAVAALNEVAGDGHKAMAPAVGKVGATCKACHDDYRAKDF from the coding sequence ATGCACAAGATGATTCTGGCAGCCCTTGCCCTGACCCTTCCCGCACTGGCCCATGCGGCCGAGCCTGAGGATGTCGCGGCCGCCCGTATCGGTTTTTACAAACTGGTCGGTCTGGAAATGGGCGCTTTGGGCGCCATGGCACAGGGCGAGGCACCTTATGACGCCGACCGGGCCAAGGCGCTTGCGGCCGATCTGAAAGTACTGTCCGAATATCAGCATGACGACCTGTTGATGCCCGGAACCTCGAACACTGAACTGGCTGGCAAGACCCGCGCCCTGCCGGCGATCTGGGCGCAGCCCGACGATTACCGGGCCAAGGGCATGGCGTTTGGCGAGGCGGTTGCCGCGCTGAACGAAGTGGCCGGAGACGGGCATAAGGCGATGGCCCCCGCAGTCGGAAAGGTTGGAGCGACCTGCAAAGCCTGCCACGACGACTATCGCGCCAAGGATTTCTAG
- a CDS encoding ArsR/SmtB family transcription factor has product MSINVSIDPEAMRAAADEASEFLKSLGNRHRLLILCLLVQGEKSVGQLADFLGIRDSTVSQHLALLRRDRIIAGRRDGQTIWYRIESQPARKVMEVLYSDFCGRKG; this is encoded by the coding sequence ATGAGTATTAACGTCAGCATAGATCCCGAGGCGATGCGCGCGGCCGCTGACGAGGCAAGCGAGTTCCTGAAATCGCTGGGCAATCGTCACCGGCTGCTGATCCTGTGCCTGTTGGTGCAGGGCGAGAAATCCGTGGGCCAGCTTGCGGATTTTCTGGGCATCCGCGATTCGACGGTGTCGCAGCATCTGGCGCTGCTGCGGCGCGACAGGATCATCGCCGGCCGCCGCGACGGCCAGACGATCTGGTATCGCATCGAAAGCCAGCCCGCACGCAAAGTGATGGAAGTGCTTTACAGCGATTTCTGTGGCCGCAAGGGCTGA
- a CDS encoding YeeE/YedE family protein: MALLSALLIGLVFGAGIAVSGMINPAKVLNFFDIAGTWDPSLAFVMGGALMVVIIGYRLVLRHAAPVFDWRFHLPQRRDIDLALLGGSALFGVGWGLAGFCPGGAIPAIGLMRPEPVLFVAAMIAGIAVAKTVQRGSAARSDNEQ, from the coding sequence GTGGCCTTGCTGTCGGCCTTGCTGATCGGGTTGGTCTTTGGCGCAGGCATTGCGGTTTCGGGGATGATAAACCCGGCCAAAGTGCTGAACTTCTTTGATATCGCCGGAACCTGGGATCCCTCCCTTGCCTTCGTGATGGGCGGCGCGCTGATGGTGGTCATTATCGGCTACCGGCTGGTGTTGCGCCATGCCGCGCCGGTTTTCGACTGGCGCTTTCACCTGCCGCAAAGGCGCGACATCGACCTGGCCTTACTGGGTGGCTCGGCGCTGTTCGGTGTTGGATGGGGGTTGGCGGGCTTTTGTCCGGGGGGCGCGATCCCTGCCATCGGTCTTATGCGTCCCGAGCCGGTGTTGTTCGTTGCGGCCATGATCGCGGGAATCGCCGTCGCCAAGACGGTTCAGCGCGGGTCTGCTGCCCGTTCAGATAACGAGCAATAG
- a CDS encoding YeeE/YedE family protein has protein sequence MTEFTPVQSLLGGGLIGLAAVLLMALHGRIAGMTGILAGAFASQGDRGWRLAFLAGAVAAPALLAGLGGLRIAFDSPVPLVMTVLSGLLVGIGVTYSGGCTSGHGVCGMARLSRRSIMATLCFMLTAGLTVYVTRHLVGGM, from the coding sequence ATGACCGAGTTCACGCCCGTGCAATCGCTGCTGGGCGGTGGGTTGATCGGTTTGGCTGCTGTGCTTTTGATGGCGTTGCACGGCCGTATCGCCGGCATGACCGGGATTCTGGCGGGGGCTTTTGCATCGCAAGGCGACCGGGGCTGGCGGCTGGCCTTTCTGGCCGGCGCGGTTGCCGCACCCGCGCTGCTGGCCGGGCTGGGTGGACTAAGGATCGCCTTTGACAGCCCGGTGCCGCTGGTCATGACCGTGCTTAGCGGGCTGCTGGTCGGCATCGGCGTGACCTATAGCGGCGGCTGCACCTCGGGGCACGGGGTTTGCGGCATGGCGCGGTTGTCGCGCCGTTCGATCATGGCGACGCTTTGCTTCATGCTGACGGCGGGGCTGACGGTCTATGTGACGCGCCACCTGGTGGGAGGGATGTGA
- a CDS encoding YgaP-like transmembrane domain — translation MQINIGSTERALRLILGVVLVLLPFLTALSMLWTWVSVIAGLVLVVTGVVRFCPLWAMLGICTAGRK, via the coding sequence ATGCAAATCAACATTGGAAGCACCGAACGCGCGCTGCGGCTGATACTGGGCGTCGTGCTGGTATTGCTGCCCTTCCTGACCGCACTTTCGATGCTTTGGACCTGGGTGTCGGTGATTGCCGGGCTGGTTCTGGTCGTGACCGGCGTGGTGCGGTTCTGCCCGCTTTGGGCGATGCTGGGCATCTGCACAGCAGGTCGGAAATGA
- a CDS encoding MBL fold metallo-hydrolase → MTHAPDVTGFYETRTGSVQYVAADPRTGKCAIIDPVLDFDEKSGATATIEADRILNFIAERGYEVQWILDTHPHADHFSAADYLRGRTGAPTAIGEKVIDVQKLWKEFYNWPDFPTDGSQWDRLFAEGETFQVGDIPARVMFSPGHTLASITYVIGDAVFVHDTLFMPDSGTARADFPGGDAHMLWDSIQAILSLPDEMRVFTGHDYCPGGREPLWQSTVAEQKAGNIHMSRYRTKAEFVAARQARDRSLPMPRLILPALQINTNAGRLPEPESNGRRYLKIPLDLLRGPWAEPKES, encoded by the coding sequence ATGACCCATGCCCCGGACGTAACTGGGTTTTACGAGACACGCACCGGCTCGGTGCAATATGTGGCGGCGGATCCCCGGACCGGAAAATGCGCCATCATCGATCCCGTGCTGGACTTTGACGAGAAATCCGGTGCCACGGCCACGATCGAGGCCGACCGCATCCTGAACTTCATCGCCGAAAGGGGTTATGAGGTGCAGTGGATCCTGGATACCCATCCCCATGCCGACCATTTCTCGGCCGCGGATTACCTAAGGGGCAGGACCGGTGCCCCCACCGCCATCGGCGAAAAGGTAATCGACGTGCAGAAGCTGTGGAAGGAATTCTACAACTGGCCGGATTTCCCCACCGACGGTTCGCAATGGGACCGGCTTTTTGCCGAGGGCGAGACCTTTCAGGTCGGCGATATTCCGGCCCGCGTGATGTTCTCTCCCGGGCATACGCTGGCGTCGATCACCTATGTCATCGGCGACGCGGTCTTTGTGCATGACACGCTGTTCATGCCCGATAGCGGCACCGCGCGGGCCGATTTTCCGGGGGGCGACGCACATATGCTGTGGGATTCGATTCAGGCGATCCTGTCATTGCCCGACGAGATGCGGGTGTTTACCGGGCACGATTATTGCCCCGGCGGGCGCGAGCCCTTGTGGCAATCCACCGTTGCCGAACAAAAGGCCGGCAATATCCATATGTCGCGATACCGGACCAAGGCCGAATTCGTGGCGGCGCGGCAGGCGCGGGACAGGTCCCTGCCGATGCCCAGGCTGATCCTGCCCGCATTGCAGATCAACACCAACGCCGGTCGCCTGCCCGAGCCGGAATCGAACGGCCGCCGCTATCTGAAGATCCCGCTGGACCTGTTGCGGGGCCCCTGGGCTGAACCAAAGGAGAGTTAA
- a CDS encoding ribbon-helix-helix domain-containing protein: protein MCEVFSRQDPRRYQPATRKLRLNGQSTSIRLEQAFWDILDEIAASEGMATPAFLSTLQSEVLQLRGEPVNFASLLRCTCLVQLELRGRGAQDFRKAAAQVAKAA from the coding sequence ATGTGTGAAGTGTTCTCTCGCCAGGATCCGCGCCGTTACCAACCGGCGACCCGCAAGCTGCGGCTGAACGGACAAAGCACCTCGATCCGGTTGGAACAGGCTTTCTGGGACATTCTCGACGAGATCGCCGCAAGCGAAGGCATGGCCACGCCCGCCTTTCTGTCCACCCTGCAATCCGAGGTGCTGCAACTGCGCGGCGAGCCGGTGAATTTCGCCTCGCTGCTGCGCTGCACCTGTCTGGTGCAACTGGAACTGCGCGGCCGCGGCGCGCAGGACTTCCGCAAGGCAGCGGCGCAGGTTGCCAAGGCCGCCTGA
- a CDS encoding VOC family protein: MAKIIHSMIRVQDEARSLAFYKAAFGLEPVERMDFDNFTLVYLANAESSFELELTVNKGREEPYDLGDGYGHMAVSVPDVDAEHQRLTDLGLAPRKLVDFAPGGQVIARFFFIKDPDGYEIEVLQRAGRYL, encoded by the coding sequence ATGGCAAAGATTATCCATTCCATGATCCGCGTGCAGGACGAGGCGCGCTCGCTGGCGTTTTACAAGGCGGCCTTTGGGCTTGAGCCCGTCGAGCGGATGGACTTCGACAACTTTACGCTGGTCTATCTGGCGAATGCGGAAAGCAGCTTTGAACTGGAGCTGACCGTCAACAAGGGGCGCGAGGAACCCTATGACCTTGGCGACGGCTATGGCCATATGGCCGTCTCGGTTCCCGACGTGGATGCCGAACACCAGCGCCTGACCGATCTGGGCCTTGCCCCGCGCAAGCTGGTGGATTTCGCCCCCGGCGGCCAAGTGATCGCACGCTTTTTCTTTATCAAGGACCCGGACGGCTACGAGATCGAGGTACTGCAACGCGCAGGCCGTTACCTCTAG
- a CDS encoding Twin-arginine translocation pathway signal encodes MNMTHPSPSGSDVRGLTRRGLLARALAAGATCVVGAGFVAARDAAWAVETAALKPETMATLIQMARDIYPHDRIADRFYAIAVKTHDDPEQAGMIEAGVSALDLVAQGQGFDSYLAAGWEKDRVAMLRMIEHTPFFQTIRAGLVTGLYNQKEIWPLFGYEGESYSHGGYIERGFNDIDWL; translated from the coding sequence ATGAACATGACCCATCCATCCCCCTCTGGCAGCGATGTCAGGGGGTTGACCCGGCGCGGCCTGCTGGCGCGCGCCCTTGCGGCGGGGGCCACATGCGTGGTCGGCGCCGGCTTCGTGGCCGCCCGCGACGCGGCATGGGCGGTCGAGACCGCCGCGCTGAAACCCGAAACCATGGCGACGCTGATCCAGATGGCGCGCGATATCTATCCGCATGACCGCATCGCCGATCGGTTCTATGCCATCGCCGTCAAGACCCATGACGACCCCGAACAGGCCGGGATGATCGAGGCCGGCGTCAGCGCGCTGGACCTTGTGGCCCAAGGCCAGGGTTTCGACAGCTATCTGGCCGCGGGCTGGGAAAAGGACCGCGTCGCCATGCTGCGCATGATCGAACACACGCCCTTTTTCCAGACCATCCGCGCGGGGCTGGTCACCGGCCTCTACAACCAGAAAGAGATCTGGCCGCTCTTTGGATATGAGGGCGAAAGCTATTCGCACGGCGGCTATATCGAGCGCGGCTTCAACGACATCGACTGGCTGTAG
- a CDS encoding GMC family oxidoreductase, giving the protein MAENVAKFELDDASVVVIVGTGSGGGVLANELAQRGVKVVALEAGGRYLPEDYINDEWDSFAQLSWGDMRTTSGDWRVARDFATLPAWIVKAVGGTSIHWAGASLRFQEHEFKALSTYGHVDGANLLDWPISLAELEPYYDLAEKKLGVTRTNDLPGLPGNNNYLVLEKGAKAAGYEKVSTGHMAINSVENDDRMACQQTGFCFQGCKWGAKWSAAYTDIPRGEATGNLEVRDQCHATRIEHDDDGKVTGVRYIDKDGAEQFQRARIVSVAGNSIESPRLLLASASERFPDGLANSSGQVGRNYMRHTTGSVYAIFERPVRMWRGTTMAGIVQDEAHHDPERGFVGGYELETLALGIPFMAAFMDPGGWGREFTTALDSYENMAGMWIVGEDLPQETNRITLNRNEKDRFGQPVPNVHYDDHPNDVAMRDHAYRAGEQIYRAAGATRILPTPPYPSTHNLGTNRMSENPRDGVVNKWGQTHDIPNLFVSDGSVFTTSAAENPTLTIVALAIRQAEHIAGEIEKGAL; this is encoded by the coding sequence ATGGCTGAGAATGTAGCAAAATTCGAACTCGACGACGCGTCGGTCGTGGTCATCGTCGGCACCGGTTCGGGCGGCGGGGTTCTGGCCAACGAACTGGCGCAAAGGGGCGTCAAGGTCGTGGCGCTGGAGGCCGGCGGGCGCTATCTGCCCGAGGATTACATCAACGACGAATGGGACAGTTTCGCGCAGCTAAGCTGGGGCGACATGCGCACGACCTCGGGGGACTGGCGCGTGGCGCGCGACTTTGCCACGTTGCCGGCATGGATCGTCAAGGCGGTGGGCGGCACCTCGATCCACTGGGCCGGCGCCTCGCTGCGCTTTCAGGAACATGAGTTCAAGGCGCTCAGCACCTATGGCCATGTCGATGGGGCGAACCTGCTGGACTGGCCGATTTCGCTGGCCGAACTGGAGCCATATTACGATCTGGCCGAGAAAAAGCTGGGCGTCACCCGCACCAACGACCTGCCCGGCCTGCCGGGGAACAACAACTATCTGGTGCTGGAAAAAGGCGCCAAAGCCGCGGGCTATGAAAAGGTCTCGACCGGGCACATGGCGATCAACTCGGTCGAGAACGACGACCGTATGGCGTGCCAGCAGACGGGATTCTGCTTTCAGGGCTGCAAATGGGGCGCGAAATGGTCCGCCGCCTATACCGACATCCCGCGTGGCGAGGCGACCGGCAATCTTGAGGTCCGCGACCAATGCCACGCGACCCGGATCGAGCATGACGATGACGGCAAGGTCACCGGCGTGCGCTATATCGACAAGGACGGGGCCGAGCAGTTCCAGCGCGCCCGCATCGTCTCCGTCGCCGGCAACTCGATCGAAAGCCCGCGACTGCTGCTTGCCTCGGCATCCGAGCGTTTCCCGGACGGGCTGGCCAACAGCTCGGGCCAAGTGGGACGCAACTACATGCGTCATACCACCGGTTCCGTCTATGCGATCTTTGAACGGCCCGTGCGCATGTGGCGCGGCACCACCATGGCCGGTATCGTGCAGGACGAGGCGCATCACGACCCCGAACGCGGCTTTGTCGGCGGTTATGAGCTGGAGACGCTGGCGCTGGGTATCCCGTTCATGGCGGCCTTCATGGACCCGGGCGGCTGGGGGCGAGAGTTCACCACGGCGCTGGACAGTTACGAAAACATGGCCGGCATGTGGATCGTGGGCGAGGATCTGCCGCAGGAAACCAACCGCATCACGCTGAACCGCAATGAAAAGGACCGCTTCGGTCAGCCGGTGCCCAACGTGCATTACGACGACCACCCCAACGATGTCGCCATGCGCGACCACGCCTATCGCGCCGGTGAACAGATCTATCGCGCGGCAGGGGCGACGCGGATCCTGCCGACGCCGCCCTATCCGTCAACGCATAATCTGGGCACCAACCGCATGTCGGAAAATCCGCGCGACGGGGTGGTGAACAAATGGGGTCAGACGCATGACATCCCCAACCTGTTCGTCTCGGACGGGTCGGTGTTCACCACGTCGGCGGCCGAAAACCCGACGCTGACCATCGTGGCGCTGGCAATCCGGCAAGCCGAACACATCGCCGGCGAGATCGAGAAAGGCGCACTCTGA
- the minE gene encoding cell division topological specificity factor MinE: MFGFSFRQRKPNSAQTAKERLQILLAHERASGDTSPDFLPLLQRDILEVVRRHMNIDSDAVDIKLERSDDLSSLEINIEMPSAKQAKA, from the coding sequence ATGTTCGGTTTCTCATTCCGCCAGCGAAAGCCCAATTCCGCGCAGACCGCAAAAGAGCGCCTGCAGATCCTGCTTGCGCATGAACGTGCCAGCGGGGACACCAGCCCGGACTTTCTGCCGCTGCTGCAACGCGACATCCTGGAGGTGGTGCGCCGGCACATGAACATCGACAGCGATGCGGTCGATATCAAGCTAGAGCGCAGCGACGACCTGTCCAGTCTGGAAATCAATATCGAGATGCCCTCGGCCAAGCAGGCAAAAGCCTGA
- the minD gene encoding septum site-determining protein MinD: MSKVIVVTSGKGGVGKTTSSAAIGAGLAMRGHKTVVIDFDVGLRNLDMIMGCERRVVFDFINVIQGDAKLKQALIKDRRLEKLFVLPTSQTRDKDALTKEGVKAVLDELREEFDYIVCDSPAGIERGAHLAMYYADEAVVVTNPEVSSVRDSDRVLGLLNSKSALAEKGDGSAVKAQLLLTRFDQSRSENGEMMSVQDVLEILAIPLLGIIPESGTVLRASNEGTPVSLDEKSPAGKAYLDAVGRMVGEQIEMRANPGERRGFFQRLLGRTA, from the coding sequence GTGAGCAAGGTTATCGTAGTCACCTCTGGCAAGGGCGGCGTCGGCAAGACAACCTCTTCGGCCGCCATCGGCGCGGGGCTTGCCATGCGCGGCCACAAGACGGTCGTGATCGACTTTGACGTGGGCCTGCGCAACCTGGACATGATCATGGGCTGCGAGCGGCGCGTGGTCTTTGACTTCATCAACGTCATTCAGGGCGACGCCAAGCTGAAACAGGCGCTGATCAAGGATCGGCGGCTGGAAAAGCTGTTCGTGCTGCCGACCTCGCAGACCCGCGACAAGGACGCGCTGACGAAAGAGGGCGTCAAGGCGGTGCTGGACGAGCTGCGCGAAGAGTTCGACTATATCGTCTGCGACAGCCCGGCAGGGATCGAGCGTGGCGCGCATCTGGCGATGTATTACGCCGATGAGGCGGTGGTCGTGACCAACCCGGAAGTGTCCTCGGTCCGCGACAGCGACCGGGTGCTGGGCCTGCTGAACAGCAAGTCGGCGCTGGCGGAAAAGGGCGACGGCAGCGCGGTCAAGGCTCAGCTTTTGCTGACCCGCTTTGACCAGAGCCGGTCGGAAAACGGCGAAATGATGAGCGTGCAGGACGTGCTGGAGATTCTGGCGATCCCGCTGCTGGGTATCATTCCCGAAAGCGGCACGGTGCTGCGGGCCTCGAACGAGGGCACGCCGGTTTCGCTGGACGAAAAATCGCCGGCGGGCAAAGCCTATCTTGACGCCGTCGGCCGGATGGTCGGCGAGCAGATCGAGATGCGGGCCAACCCCGGAGAGCGCCGGGGCTTCTTCCAAAGGCTTCTGGGACGGACGGCCTGA
- the minC gene encoding septum site-determining protein MinC, with protein sequence MQSGKSAAQTVATVKPLQIRGRNFTAIALHLTGRPDRIFFEALEARLNQTPLFFDNAPLVIDLEQAEGLDSAQDLAHLTAELRRRKLSVFGIQGGTPLQARAAAEAGLISLPGGRDAALERVSRQGSRPEPVPTPPAPKEPANRMVTQPVRSGQTVFADRGDLIVVGSVSSGAEVIAAGNIHIYGRLRGRALAGVNGDTSARIFCHALDAELLAIAGLYRTSENLGADTPRQYVQVYLQGEVLRIEALK encoded by the coding sequence ATGCAATCCGGCAAAAGCGCGGCACAGACCGTTGCGACCGTGAAGCCTTTACAGATCCGCGGCCGCAACTTCACGGCCATCGCGCTTCATCTGACCGGCCGGCCGGATCGGATCTTTTTCGAGGCGCTGGAGGCACGACTGAACCAGACGCCGCTGTTCTTTGACAATGCGCCGCTGGTCATCGATCTGGAACAGGCCGAGGGGCTGGACAGTGCGCAGGATCTTGCACACCTGACCGCCGAACTGCGCCGCCGCAAGCTGTCGGTCTTTGGCATTCAGGGCGGCACGCCCCTACAAGCCCGCGCAGCCGCCGAGGCCGGGCTGATCTCATTGCCGGGCGGCCGCGACGCCGCGCTGGAACGCGTCTCGCGTCAGGGCAGCCGCCCCGAACCCGTGCCGACGCCCCCCGCCCCGAAAGAGCCGGCCAATCGCATGGTGACCCAGCCGGTGCGGTCGGGCCAGACGGTGTTCGCCGATCGCGGCGACCTGATCGTCGTCGGCTCGGTCAGTTCCGGGGCCGAGGTGATCGCGGCAGGGAATATTCATATCTATGGCCGCCTGCGCGGCCGGGCGCTGGCAGGTGTGAACGGCGACACCTCGGCGCGCATCTTCTGCCATGCGCTGGATGCCGAGCTGCTGGCCATCGCCGGGCTTTACCGCACCAGCGAAAACCTGGGCGCCGATACGCCCCGGCAATATGTGCAGGTCTATCTTCAGGGCGAGGTGCTGCGCATCGAGGCCCTCAAATAA